A stretch of the Spirochaetota bacterium genome encodes the following:
- the rplX gene encoding 50S ribosomal protein L24, with amino-acid sequence MRKLKIKKNDLVKVIAGKDKDKEGKVLRVIPEKNRVVVEGINLHAKTLRKSDKFPSGGIAKVEAPIDISNVMLICPKCNKPTRVGRRDEEHHPRYCKKCKKNID; translated from the coding sequence ATGAGAAAATTGAAAATAAAGAAAAATGATCTTGTTAAAGTAATAGCTGGCAAAGATAAAGATAAAGAAGGTAAAGTTCTAAGAGTTATCCCTGAGAAAAATAGAGTTGTAGTGGAAGGAATAAATTTGCATGCAAAAACTTTAAGAAAATCAGACAAATTCCCAAGTGGAGGTATAGCAAAGGTTGAAGCACCTATTGATATCTCAAATGTTATGTTAATTTGTCCTAAGTGTAATAAGCCAACCAGAGTTGGTAGAAGAGATGAAGAACATCATCCAAGATACTGTAAAAAATGCAAAAAAAATATTGATTAG
- the rplR gene encoding 50S ribosomal protein L18: protein MIKIYKREKERQLRRKHRSKKNLVVTSDRPRVCVFKSNRYIYAQIIDDIQGHTLCSYSSLVLKKKLTIDTAKEVGLALGKIASEKGIKRVVFDRNGYKFHGRVKALADGLREAGLEF from the coding sequence ATGATAAAGATTTATAAAAGAGAAAAAGAGAGACAATTAAGAAGAAAACATAGATCAAAGAAAAATTTAGTTGTAACATCTGACAGACCTAGAGTATGTGTTTTTAAAAGTAATAGATATATTTATGCACAAATAATTGATGATATTCAAGGGCATACTCTTTGTTCATATTCTTCATTGGTATTAAAAAAGAAACTAACTATTGATACAGCTAAAGAAGTAGGTTTAGCTTTAGGTAAAATAGCATCAGAAAAAGGTATAAAAAGAGTCGTTTTTGATAGAAATGGGTATAAATTTCATGGTAGAGTAAAAGCACTTGCTGATGGCTTAAGGGAAGCAGGATTAGAATTTTAA
- the rpsE gene encoding 30S ribosomal protein S5 has product MANFYKTYEAQLIEKTVKVGRVTKVVKGGRRFSFNALVVVGDNNGKVGFGFGKAKEVPDAIQKALNQAKKTMISVNLRRTGEHGQNVTIPHEIEVKYKASKILLKPAAPGTGVIASGPVRAVVEACGINNILAKSLGSNNPVNIVKATIKALSMLMDEKSTSKRRGIPIKELFK; this is encoded by the coding sequence ATGGCAAATTTTTATAAAACATATGAAGCACAACTAATAGAAAAAACAGTTAAAGTTGGAAGAGTTACCAAAGTTGTTAAGGGTGGTAGAAGGTTTTCTTTTAATGCACTTGTTGTTGTAGGTGATAATAATGGTAAAGTTGGATTTGGTTTTGGTAAAGCAAAGGAAGTTCCTGATGCTATTCAAAAAGCTTTAAATCAAGCAAAAAAAACTATGATATCAGTAAATCTTAGAAGAACAGGTGAACATGGACAAAATGTTACAATACCTCATGAAATAGAAGTTAAATATAAAGCTTCAAAAATTTTATTAAAACCTGCAGCACCTGGTACAGGAGTAATTGCTTCAGGGCCTGTGAGAGCAGTAGTAGAAGCTTGTGGTATTAATAATATACTTGCTAAATCTTTAGGTTCAAATAATCCTGTTAATATAGTTAAAGCTACTATTAAAGCACTTTCTATGCTTATGGATGAAAAAAGTACTTCTAAAAGAAGAGGAATACCTATAAAAGAATTATTCAAATAA
- the rplO gene encoding 50S ribosomal protein L15 — MSIKLIKPAGATHKKKRIGCGNGSGHGGTSTKGHKGAQARKGYSRKIGFEGGQLPLIRRIPKRGFKNGLFKKEYQLVDLEILNNFEKDSNVSVNELYTKGFIDSLDLPIKILNNGRLNNPVNIILRRIQKNKKYFPFDKISKGAKELLEKIGGKINYQ, encoded by the coding sequence ATGAGTATTAAATTGATTAAACCAGCTGGGGCCACTCATAAAAAAAAGAGAATTGGATGTGGTAATGGATCTGGTCATGGAGGTACTTCAACAAAAGGACATAAAGGAGCTCAAGCTAGAAAAGGTTATAGTAGAAAGATAGGTTTTGAAGGTGGACAATTACCTCTTATTAGAAGAATTCCTAAAAGAGGTTTTAAGAATGGTCTTTTTAAAAAAGAATACCAATTAGTTGATCTAGAAATTTTAAATAATTTTGAAAAAGATTCCAATGTTTCAGTAAATGAATTGTATACTAAAGGTTTTATAGACTCCCTTGATTTACCTATAAAAATTTTAAATAATGGTAGATTAAATAACCCAGTTAATATAATATTAAGAAGAATCCAGAAAAATAAAAAGTATTTTCCATTTGATAAGATTTCAAAAGGTGCAAAAGAATTATTAGAGAAAATAGGTGGGAAAATTAATTATCAGTAA
- the rplF gene encoding 50S ribosomal protein L6 yields the protein MSKIVKKPLIIPKNVELNFENKGNEIIVKVKGPKGTVEKKLLNIIDCKIDENKKLILNLKTTNSKMKPFLATSYRIIENMIKGVQEHYSKVLEIYGVGYKANVAGKTLKLNVGYSHEVNYNIPQNIEVKVSENKIIVSGPDKELVGLVAAQIREIKKPDPYRGKGLRYQGENPIRKVGKKAAT from the coding sequence ATGTCTAAAATTGTTAAGAAACCTTTAATAATACCTAAAAATGTTGAGTTAAACTTTGAAAATAAAGGGAATGAAATAATTGTTAAAGTAAAAGGACCAAAAGGAACAGTTGAAAAAAAGCTTTTAAATATAATAGATTGTAAAATTGATGAAAATAAAAAATTAATTTTAAATTTAAAAACTACAAATTCAAAAATGAAACCATTTTTAGCAACATCATATAGAATTATTGAAAATATGATAAAAGGTGTTCAAGAACATTATTCTAAAGTTCTTGAAATCTATGGAGTTGGATATAAAGCTAATGTTGCAGGAAAAACATTAAAATTAAATGTTGGTTATTCACATGAGGTTAATTATAATATTCCTCAAAATATTGAAGTAAAAGTTTCTGAAAACAAAATAATAGTAAGTGGGCCAGATAAAGAGTTGGTAGGATTGGTTGCTGCCCAGATTAGAGAAATTAAAAAACCAGATCCTTATAGAGGAAAAGGTTTAAGGTATCAAGGAGAGAACCCAATAAGGAAAGTTGGAAAAAAAGCAGCAACATAA
- the rpsH gene encoding 30S ribosomal protein S8, translated as MSFTDPISQLLINLKNAQLSKIDHIEIYYSKMIESILNILKNKGFIEDYKISDENTKVKKISIILKYEDNKPVIRGVQRVSKPSRRIYKSLKEIKPVFNGYAVSVYSTNKGILTDKEAIRNKVGGEFLFYIW; from the coding sequence ATGAGTTTTACAGATCCTATTTCACAATTATTAATTAATTTAAAAAATGCACAATTGTCTAAAATCGATCATATTGAAATTTACTACTCTAAAATGATTGAATCTATTTTGAATATACTAAAAAATAAAGGATTTATAGAAGACTATAAAATATCTGATGAAAATACTAAGGTTAAAAAAATTTCAATTATTTTAAAATATGAAGATAATAAACCAGTTATAAGAGGTGTTCAGAGAGTATCTAAACCTTCAAGAAGAATTTATAAAAGCTTAAAAGAAATAAAACCTGTTTTTAATGGATATGCTGTATCTGTTTATTCAACAAATAAAGGTATATTAACAGATAAAGAAGCTATTAGAAATAAGGTTGGTGGAGAATTTTTGTTTTATATTTGGTAA
- the rplN gene encoding 50S ribosomal protein L14 gives MIQQQTLLNVADNSGAKLLQCIKVLGGTHARYAYVGDIIVCSVKEVLPGSNIKKGSVVRAVIVRTKYPVKRDDGSCIRFDENAAVILDKQNNPVGTRIFGPVAKELREKDFMKIISLAPEVL, from the coding sequence ATGATACAACAACAAACACTGTTAAATGTTGCTGATAATTCAGGAGCTAAATTGTTGCAATGTATAAAAGTACTTGGTGGCACTCATGCAAGATATGCATATGTTGGGGATATTATTGTTTGTTCTGTAAAAGAAGTTTTACCAGGTTCAAATATAAAAAAAGGTTCAGTTGTTAGAGCTGTTATTGTAAGAACAAAGTATCCTGTGAAAAGAGACGATGGTTCCTGTATAAGATTTGATGAAAATGCAGCGGTTATTCTTGATAAACAGAATAACCCTGTTGGTACAAGAATTTTTGGTCCAGTAGCAAAAGAATTAAGAGAAAAAGATTTTATGAAAATAATATCTTTAGCACCAGAAGTTTTATAA
- a CDS encoding type Z 30S ribosomal protein S14, with amino-acid sequence MARKAMIEKAKKVPKYKVRKHNRCNVCGRSRAYIRDFGICRICFRKLAGEGKLPGIKKASW; translated from the coding sequence ATGGCTAGAAAAGCAATGATAGAAAAAGCAAAAAAAGTGCCTAAATATAAAGTGAGAAAACACAATAGATGTAATGTTTGTGGAAGATCAAGAGCTTATATTAGGGATTTTGGTATTTGCAGAATTTGTTTTAGAAAATTAGCTGGCGAAGGTAAATTGCCAGGAATTAAAAAGGCATCTTGGTAA
- the rplE gene encoding 50S ribosomal protein L5, whose protein sequence is MSILKQKYEKEVKQKMIKQFNYKNVMMVPKIVKVVLNMGVNEATQDKKVINEALEELTAIAGQRAVKTKAKKSINQFKLRQGQEIGCKVTLRRDRMWEFLNKFFNIALPRVKDFKGVSVSGFDGKGNFNIGIREHVVFPEIEFEKVEKIKGLSISIVTTAKTDEECKYLLQSLGMPFKK, encoded by the coding sequence ATGTCAATTTTAAAACAGAAATATGAAAAAGAAGTCAAACAAAAGATGATTAAACAATTTAATTATAAAAATGTTATGATGGTTCCAAAGATTGTAAAGGTAGTTTTGAATATGGGTGTAAATGAAGCAACCCAGGATAAAAAAGTTATTAATGAAGCTTTGGAAGAGTTAACTGCAATAGCTGGACAGAGAGCAGTTAAAACAAAAGCTAAAAAATCAATAAACCAGTTCAAATTAAGACAGGGACAAGAAATAGGTTGTAAGGTTACTTTGAGAAGAGATAGAATGTGGGAATTTTTAAATAAGTTTTTTAATATTGCTCTACCTAGAGTTAAAGATTTTAAAGGTGTTAGTGTTTCTGGTTTTGATGGTAAGGGAAATTTTAATATAGGAATTAGAGAACATGTTGTTTTTCCTGAAATTGAATTTGAAAAAGTAGAAAAAATTAAAGGGCTTTCAATTTCAATTGTTACTACAGCTAAAACTGATGAAGAGTGTAAATATCTACTTCAATCTTTAGGAATGCCATTTAAAAAATAA
- the rpmC gene encoding 50S ribosomal protein L29, translated as MKAKEIRNMKNEELLNLLNDLVNKKREIRFNLQVGQVEDISSLTKTKRDIARIKTILRERNVIV; from the coding sequence ATGAAGGCAAAAGAAATAAGAAATATGAAAAATGAAGAGTTATTAAATTTATTAAATGATCTTGTAAATAAAAAAAGAGAAATAAGGTTTAATTTACAGGTTGGTCAGGTAGAAGATATTTCTTCTCTTACTAAAACAAAGAGAGATATTGCTAGAATTAAAACTATTTTAAGAGAAAGAAATGTAATTGTTTAG
- the rpsQ gene encoding 30S ribosomal protein S17, which yields MENKRRKMFTGLVISDKMEKTIVVKVETLKQHPKYKKYVKKIKKYKVHDEENKAKVGDVVLIGETRPLSKEKYFELIKILESGK from the coding sequence ATGGAAAATAAAAGAAGAAAAATGTTTACTGGTTTAGTTATTTCAGATAAGATGGAAAAGACTATAGTTGTTAAAGTAGAAACATTAAAACAACATCCAAAATATAAAAAATATGTCAAAAAAATTAAAAAATATAAAGTTCATGATGAAGAAAACAAAGCTAAAGTAGGGGATGTTGTTTTAATTGGTGAAACAAGACCACTTTCAAAAGAAAAATATTTTGAACTTATTAAGATTTTAGAAAGTGGGAAATAA
- the rpmD gene encoding 50S ribosomal protein L30: protein MKSKKVKIKLIKSPIGYNKKIRDTVKALGLKRPGNIVEKELTPQIEGMIKKINFMLNIEQE from the coding sequence ATGAAGAGTAAAAAAGTTAAAATTAAATTAATTAAATCACCAATAGGTTATAATAAAAAAATTAGAGATACAGTTAAAGCTTTAGGTTTAAAAAGACCTGGAAATATTGTAGAAAAAGAGTTAACACCTCAGATTGAAGGTATGATTAAAAAAATTAATTTTATGTTAAATATTGAACAGGAGTAA
- the rplP gene encoding 50S ribosomal protein L16, whose product MLAPNKQKYRKQQRGRNRGEATRNTKIAFGEYALVAIENGYFTANQLEAGRVCLTRKIKGNGKIWIKVFPDVPYTKKPAETRMGKGKGAVEYYVARVKRGNIIYEIAGNFSEELAFEALKEASYKMPVKCKIIKRDILTGV is encoded by the coding sequence ATGTTAGCACCAAATAAACAGAAATATAGAAAACAACAAAGAGGAAGAAATAGAGGAGAGGCAACAAGAAATACCAAAATAGCATTTGGTGAATATGCTCTTGTTGCTATTGAAAATGGTTATTTTACAGCAAATCAACTTGAAGCAGGTAGAGTTTGTCTTACCAGAAAGATTAAAGGAAATGGAAAAATATGGATTAAAGTTTTTCCAGATGTGCCATACACAAAAAAGCCTGCTGAAACAAGAATGGGTAAAGGAAAGGGAGCTGTAGAATATTATGTAGCAAGAGTTAAGAGAGGCAATATAATTTATGAAATAGCGGGAAATTTCTCAGAAGAATTAGCCTTTGAAGCATTGAAAGAGGCTTCTTATAAAATGCCTGTAAAATGTAAAATAATTAAGAGAGATATATTAACAGGAGTTTAG